Proteins from a single region of Ziziphus jujuba cultivar Dongzao chromosome 1, ASM3175591v1:
- the LOC107418498 gene encoding verprolin yields the protein MALNLIFMLSLIMAAGNLVDSRILLEKLSNENEQRNGGKLVANNDSDSKANNNKMVENLGDMKDSPPLPNIPLLPPIPGTGTTPSAPPFPFPFPFPVPQFPIPPFPGITPLPPIPTIPTFPLPPLPPIPTIPFLTPPPA from the coding sequence ATGGCCTTGAATCTCATCTTCATGCTAAGCCTGATAATGGCTGCTGGCAATCTTGTAGATTCTCGCATACTACTAGAGAAATTATCGAACGAAAACGAGCAAAGAAATGGAGGAAAGTTGGTGGCAAATAATGATTCCGACAGTAAAGCTAATAATAACAAGATGGTGGAGAACTTGGGTGACATGAAAGATTCACCACCTCTTCCAAATATTCCCCTACTACCTCCTATTCCAGGAACTGGAACAACTCCATCAGCTCcaccttttccttttccttttccttttcctgtTCCTCAGTTCCCAATCCCACCATTTCCAGGAATAACACCTCTTCCTCCTATCCCTACCATTCCTACTTTTCCACTACCACCTCTTCCTCCTATCCCTACCATCCCCTTTCTCACTCCTCCTCCTGCTtaa